Proteins encoded in a region of the Azospirillum sp. TSH58 genome:
- a CDS encoding glycosyltransferase, giving the protein MPNDSSQASDLLLSVAARLCGPAGTGEDLKAIADVCEEARAAGLGADPALMAALEAAVGGADPILRESALAHISGDLRRFARILDMVENVLDLAPLEGVNQIYWSMQRQLFLTRMDAATMPDFFTARLFPFYERFLGEVARRLDLRPAARPAGAPATGRVVMVTNQLLSAYHQPSRDLLRQAALLQGGAGREVLILNTNMMPDRYHSPFVPPFAAAIEAQLNGEQLIAFEEQRFRLVSSVEPGLTTGKLKGFLAAVEAFDPDVVIGFGGSVLLADLLGAVRPLLCIPTTTGTPVTLADIALDFGGTTPPPEGGRFARAWRPFRLGLSLRRDGDAPAAAPAEFGLPEDAFPCVVIGNRLDAEVGAEFLTLLERLLDAIPRAVVLFAGDAGTLPARLAASRHAGRLRSLGWVERMDGLLGLCGLCLNPRRTGGGASAAQALAAGVPILSFPGGDVASVAGPDFLVTDEDAFIARAAALADSPERLEQARAAARARFAAIQGEGGDAARLAALLDEAVALHRQRA; this is encoded by the coding sequence ATGCCGAACGACTCCAGCCAAGCCTCCGATCTCCTTCTTTCGGTTGCGGCGCGACTGTGCGGACCCGCTGGAACGGGGGAGGACCTGAAGGCCATCGCCGACGTCTGCGAGGAGGCGCGGGCCGCGGGGCTGGGCGCCGATCCGGCGCTGATGGCCGCGCTGGAAGCCGCCGTTGGGGGCGCCGACCCGATCCTTCGGGAATCCGCGCTGGCCCACATCTCCGGCGACCTGCGGCGCTTCGCCCGCATCCTGGACATGGTCGAGAATGTGCTGGACCTGGCGCCGCTGGAGGGCGTCAACCAGATCTACTGGTCCATGCAGCGCCAGCTTTTCCTGACGCGCATGGACGCGGCGACCATGCCCGACTTCTTCACGGCCCGCCTCTTTCCCTTCTACGAACGCTTCCTGGGCGAGGTGGCGCGGCGCCTGGATCTGCGCCCGGCTGCGCGGCCCGCCGGGGCGCCGGCCACCGGGCGGGTGGTGATGGTCACCAACCAGCTCCTGTCGGCCTATCACCAACCCTCCCGCGACCTGCTGCGGCAGGCGGCCCTTCTGCAGGGGGGCGCCGGGCGGGAGGTTCTGATCCTCAACACCAACATGATGCCGGACCGCTACCACAGCCCCTTCGTGCCGCCCTTCGCGGCGGCCATCGAGGCGCAGTTGAACGGCGAGCAGCTCATCGCCTTCGAGGAGCAGCGCTTCCGCCTCGTCTCCTCGGTCGAGCCGGGCCTGACGACGGGCAAGCTCAAGGGCTTCCTGGCGGCGGTCGAGGCGTTCGACCCGGATGTGGTGATCGGCTTCGGCGGTTCGGTGCTGCTGGCCGACCTGCTGGGGGCGGTGCGCCCGCTGCTGTGCATCCCGACGACCACCGGCACGCCCGTCACCCTGGCGGACATCGCGCTGGACTTCGGCGGCACCACCCCGCCGCCGGAAGGGGGGCGCTTCGCCCGCGCCTGGCGGCCCTTCCGCCTGGGCCTGTCGCTCCGTCGCGACGGGGATGCGCCAGCCGCGGCCCCGGCGGAGTTCGGGCTTCCCGAGGACGCCTTCCCCTGCGTGGTGATCGGCAACCGCCTGGACGCCGAGGTGGGGGCGGAATTCCTCACCCTTCTGGAACGGCTTCTCGACGCGATCCCGCGCGCCGTCGTGCTGTTCGCCGGGGACGCCGGGACACTGCCCGCAAGGCTCGCCGCCTCCCGCCACGCCGGGCGCCTGCGCAGCCTGGGCTGGGTGGAGCGGATGGATGGGTTGCTGGGGCTGTGCGGCCTCTGCCTCAACCCGCGCCGCACCGGCGGCGGGGCGAGCGCGGCGCAGGCGCTGGCCGCGGGCGTGCCGATCCTGTCCTTTCCCGGCGGTGACGTGGCGAGCGTCGCCGGGCCGGATTTCCTGGTGACGGACGAGGACGCCTTCATCGCGCGGGCCGCGGCGCTGGCGGACTCTCCGGAGCGGCTGGAGCAGGCCCGCGCCGCCGCCCGCGCCCGCTTCGCGGCGATCCAGGGGGAGGGCGGGGACGCCGCCCGTCTCGCCGCGCTGCTGGACGAGGCGGTCGCCCTGCACCGGCAGAGGGCGTGA
- a CDS encoding glycosyltransferase produces the protein MRVLLCGQGTSEILWSIHAALIALGHESVLALPDISREVIDRPIDAILALNLFEIPRDTVEMLTTYVASFGTRPALVHICLKHPLEEIGAATPAAVAEADRWMERWNVRMWCMCPSVAEQCGRLGLTRVFHAPLGVHPWICALRDGDGTPHLYKRWMSQAEPGLVRYPYRAMTGEAGEGDERPRVAGRFVYLGQGCPPVEPAGPAVRHAAESVAEAMRAQPALHRTAAMDLCGLAGPSADPAWTLAFNRAFAAVFAVENRRRFATALRGAFGASFALWGDGWDRHGIAAHPVSPQPRALYHEAAACLDFGSLAYDTAIFPRTLEILKRDGLLVSWRHVGSGPLFGPVEADLTFGDAEEAVHRLAALRDDPDLWARLRTAHRDWVFDRLSLEGILPGVLAGVLAGVLAG, from the coding sequence ATGCGCGTGCTTCTCTGCGGGCAGGGAACCTCGGAAATCCTCTGGTCCATCCACGCCGCCCTGATCGCGCTGGGGCACGAATCGGTGCTGGCGCTTCCCGACATCTCGCGGGAAGTGATCGACCGGCCCATCGACGCCATCCTCGCGCTGAACCTGTTCGAGATCCCGCGCGACACGGTGGAGATGCTGACCACCTATGTGGCGTCCTTCGGCACGCGCCCGGCGCTGGTCCACATCTGCCTGAAGCACCCGCTGGAGGAGATCGGCGCCGCCACCCCCGCCGCGGTGGCGGAGGCGGACCGCTGGATGGAACGCTGGAACGTCCGGATGTGGTGCATGTGCCCCAGCGTGGCGGAGCAGTGCGGGCGGCTGGGCCTGACGCGGGTGTTCCACGCCCCGCTGGGGGTGCATCCCTGGATCTGCGCCCTGCGGGACGGCGACGGCACGCCGCATCTCTACAAGCGCTGGATGTCGCAGGCCGAGCCCGGACTGGTCCGCTACCCCTACCGCGCCATGACGGGGGAGGCCGGGGAGGGGGACGAGCGGCCGCGGGTCGCCGGGCGCTTCGTCTATCTCGGGCAGGGCTGCCCGCCGGTGGAGCCCGCCGGTCCCGCCGTCCGGCACGCCGCCGAATCCGTCGCCGAGGCGATGCGCGCCCAGCCGGCGTTGCACCGGACGGCGGCCATGGACCTGTGCGGGCTGGCCGGGCCGTCCGCCGATCCCGCCTGGACGCTGGCGTTCAACCGGGCCTTCGCCGCGGTCTTCGCGGTGGAGAACCGCCGGCGCTTCGCCACCGCCCTGCGCGGCGCCTTCGGGGCGTCCTTCGCCCTGTGGGGGGACGGCTGGGACCGGCACGGCATCGCGGCGCACCCGGTCTCCCCGCAGCCGCGCGCCCTCTATCACGAGGCCGCGGCCTGCCTGGATTTCGGAAGCCTCGCCTACGACACGGCCATCTTCCCGCGCACCCTGGAGATCCTGAAGCGCGACGGCCTGCTGGTGAGCTGGCGGCACGTCGGCAGCGGCCCGCTGTTCGGCCCCGTCGAGGCCGATCTGACCTTCGGCGACGCGGAGGAGGCCGTGCACAGGCTGGCGGCGCTGCGGGACGATCCGGATCTTTGGGCGCGGCTGCGGACCGCCCATCGGGATTGGGTGTTCGACCGGCTGTCGCTGGAAGGAATCCTTCCCGGTGTTCTGGCCGGCGTTCTGGCCGGCGTTCTGGCCGGATGA
- a CDS encoding tetratricopeptide repeat protein: MNRRNAYLITAALALLSAGPAVSVPALAAPAVDHNREFQACLTLAEKRPAEALESAQTWLNRGGGDHARLCQALALFHKGDFTTAGARLEELAPVLGKDDPKAGASILGRAGWAWLRAGDNVRAERAYSRALALQPDDVDLLIDRAIARAETERFWDAVADLDAALKRDPRRPEAYLYRAAAHKALANDRQAVADIDRALELRPGDPDALLLRANIKAQAGNLPGAREDWSQIVRNAPNSAAAKTAQANLDRSARAPAPAPVAKGDAKGAPAPAKP; this comes from the coding sequence ATGAACCGACGCAACGCTTACCTCATCACGGCCGCGCTGGCGCTTCTCTCCGCCGGCCCGGCCGTCTCCGTTCCGGCCTTGGCCGCTCCCGCCGTCGATCACAACCGGGAGTTCCAGGCCTGCCTGACCCTGGCCGAGAAGCGCCCGGCCGAGGCGCTGGAGAGCGCGCAGACCTGGCTGAACCGCGGCGGCGGCGACCATGCCCGGCTGTGCCAGGCGCTGGCGCTGTTCCACAAGGGCGACTTCACCACCGCCGGGGCGCGGCTGGAGGAGCTGGCCCCGGTGCTGGGCAAGGACGACCCGAAGGCCGGGGCCTCGATCCTCGGGCGGGCCGGCTGGGCGTGGCTGCGCGCCGGTGACAATGTGCGGGCGGAGCGGGCCTACAGCCGCGCCCTGGCGCTCCAGCCGGACGATGTGGACCTGTTGATCGACCGCGCCATCGCGCGGGCCGAGACGGAGCGCTTCTGGGACGCCGTGGCCGACCTGGACGCGGCGCTGAAGAGGGACCCGCGGCGGCCCGAGGCCTATCTCTACCGCGCCGCCGCGCACAAGGCGCTGGCCAACGACCGGCAGGCCGTCGCCGACATCGACCGTGCGCTGGAGCTGCGCCCCGGCGACCCCGACGCCCTGCTGCTGCGCGCCAACATCAAGGCGCAGGCCGGCAATCTGCCGGGCGCGCGGGAGGATTGGAGCCAGATCGTCCGCAACGCGCCGAACAGCGCGGCGGCGAAGACCGCGCAGGCCAACCTCGACCGCTCCGCCAGGGCGCCGGCTCCCGCACCGGTTGCGAAAGGCGACGCGAAGGGCGCTCCCGCTCCCGCAAAGCCCTAG
- a CDS encoding MASE4 domain-containing protein: MRTSDDPGNQRFLLATLPPRAGQTRLAIGTVAGLLVALAVAAPFARLTLDGTAVLLPAYATAVLLTELMTAVLLFALYATQRTPALLALAAGYLTTALLIVPWALTFPGVFAPTGLLGAGLQSTAIVAAGRRLGLPLFIIAYALLKAAEAGPRDAHRPALPAIAGGMALAAALAGGLTAFSLADDALLPRLMVDTMRETPLWRVVPVTALALCAAAVAMLLRRRLSVLDLWLMVVLAAWAIETCLLSFISGGRFSAGWWSGRVFGLAASSIVLLVLLAEITTLYGRLVRSVAAERRVRDARLASLEALSASIAHEVNQPLASMVTNAGAGLRWLDRPSPNLVEVRAALKRISDDGHRAARVIACIRDSFRKAPPQRSRLDINDVIRSALDRTEGERRLNRIAVRTDLQQRLPPVNGSAVQLEQVLLNLIANADDAMAAVTDRPRVLSIRSRRRGLADVIVSVEDTGTGLQASQEERLFEPFFTTKEHGIGMGLTICQSIVEAHGGRLWVAANQPHGAVFRFTLPTDDEPERSKAGAVLERTR, encoded by the coding sequence ATGCGCACGAGCGATGACCCCGGAAACCAGCGGTTTCTTCTGGCGACCCTCCCCCCGCGGGCGGGGCAGACGCGGCTGGCCATCGGCACGGTGGCCGGGCTTCTGGTCGCCCTGGCGGTGGCCGCCCCCTTCGCCCGCCTGACGTTGGACGGGACGGCGGTCCTGCTTCCCGCCTACGCCACCGCGGTGCTGCTGACCGAGCTGATGACCGCCGTGCTGCTCTTCGCGCTCTACGCCACGCAGCGCACGCCGGCGCTGCTGGCGCTGGCCGCGGGCTACCTGACGACGGCGCTGCTGATCGTTCCCTGGGCGCTGACCTTCCCCGGTGTCTTCGCCCCGACCGGGCTGCTCGGCGCCGGGTTGCAGAGCACGGCCATCGTCGCCGCCGGGCGCCGCCTCGGTCTGCCGCTGTTCATCATCGCCTACGCGCTGCTCAAGGCCGCGGAGGCCGGCCCGCGCGACGCGCACCGCCCGGCCCTGCCCGCCATCGCCGGCGGCATGGCGCTGGCGGCGGCCCTGGCCGGGGGCCTCACCGCCTTCTCGCTGGCCGACGACGCCCTTCTGCCGCGGCTGATGGTCGACACCATGCGGGAAACGCCGCTGTGGCGGGTCGTGCCGGTGACGGCGCTGGCGCTCTGCGCCGCGGCCGTGGCGATGCTGCTGCGGCGGCGGCTCTCGGTCCTCGACCTCTGGCTGATGGTCGTGCTGGCCGCCTGGGCCATCGAGACCTGCCTGCTGAGCTTCATCAGCGGCGGGCGCTTCAGCGCCGGCTGGTGGTCGGGGCGGGTGTTCGGCCTCGCCGCCTCCAGCATCGTCCTCCTGGTCCTGCTGGCCGAGATCACGACGCTCTACGGGCGGCTGGTCCGCTCGGTGGCGGCGGAGCGGCGGGTGCGCGACGCGCGTCTGGCCAGCCTGGAGGCGCTCTCCGCCTCCATCGCGCACGAGGTCAACCAGCCGCTGGCGAGCATGGTCACCAACGCGGGCGCCGGGCTGCGCTGGCTGGACCGGCCGTCGCCCAATCTGGTGGAGGTGCGGGCGGCGCTGAAGCGGATCTCCGACGACGGGCACCGCGCCGCGCGGGTGATCGCCTGCATCCGCGATTCCTTCCGCAAGGCGCCGCCCCAGCGCAGCCGGCTGGACATCAACGACGTGATCCGGAGCGCGCTCGACCGCACGGAGGGGGAGCGCCGCCTGAACCGCATCGCCGTGCGCACCGACCTTCAGCAGCGCCTGCCGCCGGTCAACGGCAGCGCCGTGCAGCTCGAGCAGGTGCTGTTGAACCTGATCGCCAACGCCGACGACGCGATGGCCGCGGTCACCGACCGCCCGCGCGTGCTGAGCATCCGCTCGCGCCGACGCGGGCTTGCGGACGTCATCGTGTCGGTGGAGGACACCGGCACCGGCCTGCAGGCGTCCCAGGAGGAGCGGCTGTTCGAACCTTTCTTCACCACCAAGGAGCATGGGATCGGCATGGGGCTGACCATTTGCCAGTCGATCGTGGAGGCCCATGGCGGCCGGCTGTGGGTGGCCGCCAACCAGCCCCACGGCGCCGTCTTCCGCTTCACCCTGCCCACCGACGACGAGCCGGAGCGGTCAAAGGCCGGGGCGGTGCTGGAGCGGACACGATGA
- a CDS encoding response regulator transcription factor codes for MSDRPASDRSAMAVEAPFVAIIDDDPSIRDSLVSLLRSVGLTALPFASAQEFLQQRLPDAPGCLVLDVRLPGQSGLEFQRELNGTDIHLPVVFITGHGDIPMSVTAMKAGAVEFLAKPFRDQDLIDAVHTGIERDRDRRRALDALCDLRERFRSLTPREREVMRLVAAGQLNKQIAAELQLSEITVKVHRANVMRKMQARSLPDLVRIADKVTLAGDA; via the coding sequence ATGAGCGACCGGCCCGCCTCCGACCGCTCCGCCATGGCCGTGGAAGCGCCCTTCGTCGCCATCATCGACGACGATCCGTCGATCCGGGACTCGCTGGTCAGCCTGCTGCGCTCCGTCGGGTTGACCGCCCTGCCCTTCGCCTCGGCGCAGGAGTTCCTGCAGCAGCGCCTGCCCGACGCGCCGGGCTGCCTCGTGCTGGACGTCCGGCTGCCCGGCCAGAGCGGCCTGGAGTTCCAGCGCGAGCTGAACGGGACGGACATCCACCTGCCGGTCGTCTTCATCACCGGTCACGGCGACATTCCCATGTCGGTGACGGCGATGAAGGCCGGCGCCGTCGAGTTCCTGGCCAAACCCTTCCGCGACCAGGACCTGATCGACGCCGTCCACACCGGGATCGAGCGCGACCGCGACCGCCGCCGCGCCCTGGACGCGCTGTGCGACCTGCGCGAGCGGTTCCGCAGCCTGACCCCGCGCGAGCGGGAGGTGATGCGGCTCGTCGCCGCCGGGCAGCTCAACAAGCAGATCGCCGCCGAGCTGCAGCTCAGCGAGATCACCGTGAAGGTCCACCGCGCCAACGTGATGCGCAAGATGCAGGCGCGGTCCCTGCCCGATCTGGTGCGCATCGCCGACAAGGTGACCCTTGCCGGCGATGCCTGA
- a CDS encoding alpha/beta fold hydrolase has translation MSTISTKDGTRIFYKDWGSGQPVVFSHGWPLSADAWDGQMLFFGQQGYRVIAHDRRSHGRSDQTWSGNHMDQYADDLAELLDALDVRDAVMIGHSTGGGEVARYIGRHGTARVAKAVLVGAVPPIILKTAANPGGLPMEVFDGIRKGTYDDRSQFFLDLTMPFYGFNRDGAKVSEGLRQSFWLQGMMAGIKGAYDCIQQFSESDFTEDLKKMAVPTLLIHGDDDQIVPIDAAARRAVEIAPQATLTVYEGAPHGLTATHQDRFNADVLAFIKGA, from the coding sequence TTGAGCACGATCTCGACCAAGGACGGCACCCGCATCTTCTACAAGGACTGGGGCAGCGGACAGCCGGTGGTTTTCTCGCACGGATGGCCGCTCAGCGCCGACGCGTGGGACGGGCAGATGCTGTTCTTCGGCCAGCAGGGCTACCGGGTCATCGCGCACGACCGGCGCAGCCATGGCCGGTCCGACCAGACCTGGTCCGGCAACCACATGGACCAGTACGCCGACGATCTGGCCGAACTGCTCGACGCGCTGGACGTGCGCGACGCGGTGATGATCGGCCATTCCACCGGCGGCGGCGAGGTCGCCCGCTACATCGGGCGCCACGGCACCGCGCGCGTCGCCAAGGCCGTGCTGGTCGGGGCGGTGCCGCCGATCATACTGAAGACGGCGGCCAACCCCGGCGGCCTGCCGATGGAGGTCTTCGACGGCATCCGCAAGGGCACCTACGACGACCGGTCGCAGTTCTTCCTGGACCTGACCATGCCCTTCTACGGCTTCAACCGCGACGGGGCCAAGGTGTCGGAGGGGCTTCGGCAGTCCTTCTGGCTGCAGGGCATGATGGCTGGGATCAAGGGCGCCTACGACTGCATCCAGCAGTTCTCGGAATCCGACTTCACCGAGGATCTGAAGAAGATGGCCGTCCCGACGCTGCTCATCCACGGCGACGACGACCAGATCGTGCCCATCGACGCGGCGGCCCGCCGCGCCGTGGAGATCGCGCCGCAGGCGACGCTGACGGTCTATGAGGGGGCGCCGCACGGCCTGACGGCCACCCACCAGGACCGCTTCAACGCCGACGTGCTGGCCTTCATCAAGGGGGCGTGA
- a CDS encoding GGDEF domain-containing protein → MEDKINNLTSSQQQSAASYVAHDIDEKIRARLDFLRRAAGSLPAATLDDPAALHDRLKTHQEIAPLFSRGLMVVRLDGHGVFADYPERHRPPDFDVSDRDWFRAALASREPVIGRPARSSIDGEPMVVMAMAVTDAAGSPVAVLAGATALSSPGFLNLVQGNRIGRSGGFLLVSPRDKLFVSASDHGMILTATPPEGVNPLHDRAVAGYRGTGITVNAAGVEELSAIASVPAAGWFLVARLPTAEAFEGVRDLQTFIATNSLMIAAFAVTVLFIGMRRFFRPLTEAARRMHQMADGHVELAPLPVHRMDEVGELAQGFNYLLGKLREQEAALRASEARMAHMAHHDALTGLPNRTMFHERLQQAIDRAERGGTPFALLYIDLDGFKPINDSHGHSRGDEVLREVALRLSGLLRKSDLIARIGGDEFAVILEVEVTRAGAETVADKCRAALEEPILVDGLRLPLALSIGVAVYPQDGRDSQQLIAHADQAMYAVKRGAAQVPAL, encoded by the coding sequence TTGGAGGACAAGATCAACAACCTGACCTCGTCGCAGCAGCAGTCGGCCGCGTCCTACGTCGCCCACGACATCGACGAGAAGATCAGGGCGCGGCTCGACTTCCTGCGCCGCGCCGCCGGAAGCCTGCCCGCGGCGACGCTCGACGATCCCGCGGCCCTGCACGATCGGCTGAAGACGCATCAGGAGATCGCGCCCCTGTTCTCGCGCGGGCTGATGGTGGTGCGCCTGGACGGCCACGGAGTCTTTGCCGATTATCCGGAACGGCACCGCCCGCCGGATTTCGACGTTTCGGACCGCGACTGGTTCCGGGCGGCGCTGGCATCCCGCGAGCCGGTGATCGGGCGGCCCGCCCGCTCCTCCATCGACGGGGAGCCGATGGTCGTCATGGCGATGGCGGTCACCGACGCCGCCGGGAGCCCTGTCGCGGTCCTGGCCGGCGCCACCGCCCTGTCGTCGCCCGGCTTCCTCAATCTGGTCCAGGGAAACCGCATCGGGCGCAGCGGCGGTTTCCTGCTGGTCTCCCCGCGCGACAAGCTGTTCGTATCGGCCAGCGATCACGGCATGATCCTGACCGCCACCCCGCCGGAGGGGGTGAATCCGCTGCACGACCGGGCCGTGGCCGGTTACCGCGGCACCGGCATCACCGTCAACGCGGCGGGTGTGGAGGAGTTGTCCGCCATCGCGTCCGTCCCGGCGGCGGGCTGGTTCCTGGTCGCCCGGCTGCCGACGGCGGAGGCGTTCGAGGGGGTGCGGGACCTGCAGACCTTCATCGCCACCAACAGCCTGATGATCGCCGCCTTCGCCGTGACCGTGCTGTTCATCGGCATGCGCCGCTTCTTCCGCCCGCTGACCGAGGCGGCGCGGCGGATGCATCAGATGGCCGACGGGCACGTCGAGCTGGCGCCCCTGCCGGTCCACCGCATGGACGAGGTCGGGGAACTGGCGCAGGGCTTCAACTATCTGCTGGGCAAGCTGCGGGAGCAGGAGGCGGCCCTGCGGGCGAGCGAGGCGCGCATGGCCCATATGGCCCATCACGACGCTCTGACCGGCCTGCCCAACCGCACCATGTTCCACGAGCGGCTGCAGCAGGCCATCGACCGGGCGGAGCGCGGCGGCACCCCGTTCGCCCTGCTCTACATCGACCTCGACGGCTTCAAGCCGATCAACGACAGCCACGGCCACAGCCGGGGCGACGAGGTCCTGCGTGAGGTGGCGCTGCGCCTGTCCGGCCTGCTGCGCAAATCCGACCTGATCGCCCGCATCGGCGGCGACGAGTTCGCCGTCATCCTGGAGGTGGAGGTGACCCGCGCCGGGGCGGAAACGGTGGCCGACAAGTGCCGGGCGGCGCTGGAGGAGCCCATCCTCGTCGACGGTCTGCGGCTGCCGCTCGCCCTGTCGATCGGCGTCGCGGTCTACCCGCAGGACGGGCGCGATTCCCAGCAGCTCATCGCCCACGCCGATCAGGCCATGTACGCGGTCAAGAGGGGCGCCGCCCAGGTCCCCGCCCTGTAG
- a CDS encoding FeoA family protein: MSGHPTPETGQSPGGRHLGELKKGERARVTGVDERGGVTTLPEGELERRMIEMGLVEGSHVEVLHEAFPGRDPIAIRVNEHTLALRRAEARAVLVAPAT; the protein is encoded by the coding sequence ATGAGCGGTCATCCCACCCCCGAAACGGGCCAGTCCCCCGGTGGACGGCATTTGGGCGAGTTGAAGAAGGGCGAGCGCGCCCGCGTGACCGGCGTCGATGAGCGGGGGGGCGTCACCACCCTTCCCGAAGGGGAGCTGGAGCGGCGCATGATCGAGATGGGGCTGGTCGAGGGCTCCCACGTCGAGGTCCTGCACGAAGCCTTTCCGGGCCGCGACCCCATCGCCATCCGCGTGAACGAGCACACGCTGGCGCTCCGCCGCGCCGAGGCGCGCGCCGTGCTGGTGGCGCCGGCCACCTGA
- a CDS encoding ferrous iron transporter B, with protein MSVLDSALPPRIALVGNPNCGKTALFNALTGSRQKVANYPGVTVERKIGHFVSPLGRRVQVIDLPGTYSLRARSPDEEVTRDVVLGRFSHEDSPDLLVCVADATNLRLNLRLVIELKRLGRPIILALNMMDAAEKRGCRIDAAALSAALGVPVVPTVAIRRGGVQPLLEQIDGAMAMAADAAADAAETPASCGWSEPSSRDLRAYHQEVEGLLAGCVTDAGLPPLATRRVDAVLLHPVFGLAFLFLVLFLMFQAVFAWAEAPMNLIDGAVSGLKDWVAATLPDGALRSLLTDGIIAGVGSVVIFLPQILVLFFFILVLEATGYLARAAFLLDRLMGGVGLHGRAFIPLLSSFACAVPGVMAARTIENRADRLATIMIAPLMTCSARLPVYTLLIAAFVPDRPLLGGLVGLPGLVMFALYAAGILSALAVAFVLKGTVFKGAREPLLMELPAYRLPNPRDIALGLFERAKVFLARAGTTIFALMIVMWFLASFPGAPERATEPAIQYSIAGMIGHALEPLLAPIGFTWQIAVALVPGIAAREVAVGVLGTIYALSESGDALQSSLAGALAASWSLPTALSLLAWYVFAPQCVATLSVVKRETNGWFWPAVMFAYMITLAYGASFVTYRVASALL; from the coding sequence ATGTCGGTCCTGGACTCCGCCCTGCCGCCGCGCATCGCGCTGGTCGGCAACCCGAACTGCGGCAAGACCGCCCTGTTCAACGCGCTCACCGGGTCCCGCCAGAAGGTGGCGAACTACCCCGGCGTCACCGTGGAACGGAAGATCGGGCATTTCGTCAGCCCGCTCGGCCGCCGCGTGCAGGTGATCGACCTGCCGGGCACCTACAGCCTGCGCGCCCGCTCCCCCGACGAGGAGGTGACCCGCGACGTCGTGCTGGGCCGCTTCTCGCACGAGGACAGCCCCGACCTGCTGGTCTGCGTCGCCGACGCCACCAACCTGCGCCTGAACCTGCGGCTGGTGATCGAGCTGAAGCGGCTGGGCCGCCCGATCATCCTGGCGCTGAACATGATGGACGCGGCGGAGAAGCGGGGGTGCCGCATCGACGCGGCGGCCCTGTCGGCCGCGCTCGGCGTGCCGGTGGTGCCGACCGTCGCCATCCGCCGCGGCGGCGTCCAGCCGCTGCTGGAGCAGATCGACGGGGCCATGGCGATGGCGGCCGATGCGGCGGCGGACGCTGCCGAAACCCCGGCCTCCTGCGGCTGGAGCGAACCCTCCTCGCGCGACCTGCGGGCCTACCACCAGGAGGTCGAAGGGCTGCTGGCCGGCTGCGTGACCGACGCCGGCCTGCCGCCGCTGGCGACCCGGCGGGTGGACGCCGTGCTGCTGCACCCGGTGTTCGGGCTGGCCTTCCTGTTCCTCGTGCTGTTCCTGATGTTCCAGGCGGTGTTCGCCTGGGCCGAGGCGCCGATGAACCTGATCGACGGCGCGGTCAGCGGGCTGAAGGACTGGGTGGCCGCCACCCTGCCGGACGGCGCGTTGCGCAGCCTGCTGACCGACGGGATCATCGCCGGGGTGGGCAGCGTGGTCATCTTCCTGCCGCAGATCCTGGTGCTGTTCTTCTTCATCCTGGTGCTGGAGGCGACCGGCTATCTCGCCCGCGCCGCCTTCCTGCTGGACCGGCTGATGGGCGGGGTGGGGCTGCACGGGCGGGCCTTCATCCCGCTGCTGTCCAGCTTCGCCTGCGCGGTGCCCGGCGTCATGGCGGCGCGCACCATCGAGAACCGGGCCGACCGGCTGGCCACCATCATGATCGCTCCGCTGATGACCTGCTCCGCCCGGCTGCCGGTCTACACGCTGCTGATCGCGGCCTTCGTGCCGGACCGTCCGCTGCTGGGCGGTCTGGTCGGTCTGCCGGGGCTGGTGATGTTCGCGCTCTACGCCGCCGGCATCCTGTCGGCGCTGGCCGTCGCCTTCGTGCTGAAGGGCACGGTGTTCAAGGGCGCGCGCGAGCCGCTGCTGATGGAGCTTCCGGCCTACCGCCTGCCCAACCCGCGCGACATCGCGCTGGGCCTGTTCGAGCGGGCCAAGGTCTTCCTGGCGCGGGCCGGCACGACGATCTTCGCGCTGATGATCGTCATGTGGTTCCTGGCGAGCTTCCCCGGCGCGCCGGAGAGGGCGACCGAGCCGGCCATCCAGTACTCCATCGCCGGCATGATCGGCCACGCGCTGGAACCGCTGCTGGCGCCCATCGGCTTCACCTGGCAGATCGCCGTGGCGCTGGTGCCGGGCATCGCGGCGCGCGAGGTGGCGGTCGGCGTGCTGGGCACCATCTACGCGCTGAGCGAGAGCGGCGACGCGCTGCAATCCTCGCTGGCCGGGGCGCTGGCGGCCTCCTGGAGCCTGCCGACCGCCCTGTCGCTGCTCGCCTGGTACGTCTTCGCCCCGCAATGCGTCGCCACCCTGTCGGTGGTGAAGCGGGAGACCAACGGCTGGTTCTGGCCGGCGGTGATGTTCGCCTACATGATCACGCTGGCCTACGGGGCGAGCTTCGTCACCTACCGCGTCGCGTCCGCGCTGCTGTGA